The Anabaena sp. PCC 7108 region CACCAATAAGTATTTTTTCCTATTGACATGATAGCGGCTCAATTTCCTTGGCTTACCGCGATTGTCCTATTTCCACTTTTGGCATCCTTTCTCATCCCTGTATTGCCTGATAAAGACGGCAAACTTGTCCGATGGTATGCACTGGGCGTAGGTATCGCCGATTTTGGTTTAATGTGTTACGCCTTTTGGAAGCATTACGATGCCAGTAGTGCCAGTTTTCAACTTGTAGAAAGTTATGTCTGGATGCCTCAGTTAGGTTTGAACTGGGCAGTTTCTGTTGATGGTCTTTCCGTCCCGCTGGTACTTTTAGCTGGATTTGTTACCACCCTGGCGATTTTTTCGGCTTGGCAAGTTGACCGCAGACCAAAGCTTTTCTATTTTCTCATGCTTGTGTTGTATTCTGCACAGGTTGGGGTGTTTGTCGCCCAAGACTTGCTGTTATTTTTCATCATGTGGGAAGTCGAACTGATTCCCGTATATTTACTAGTCTGCATTTGGGGTGGACAACGGCGACGCTACGCAGCTACAAAATTTTTAATTTATACTGCCGCCGCTTCTATATTTATTTTAGTCGCAGCCTTAGCAATGGGGCTATATGGTGGGGGAAATGTCACCTTTGATATTGCAGAACTTGCACAGAAAGAATATCCCCTGACTCTCCAACTGCTACTGTATGCTGGGCTATTAATTGCCTTTGGTGTCAAACTTGCTATTTTTCCCTTCCATACTTGGCTACCGGATGCCCACGGTGAAGCATCTTCTCCCGTATCGATGATTTTGGCAGGTGTTTTATTAAAAATGGGTGGATACGGACTGATTCGCCTCAATCTTGAACTTCTTGCTGATGCACATATTTACTTTGCACCAGTTCTTGCCATTCTCGGTGTTGTGAATATTATCTATGGTGCATTAAACTCTTTTGCCCAAACGAATATGAAACGGCGTTTGGCTAATTCGTCAATTTCCCACATGGGGTTTGTACTTCTCGGAATTGCGTCTTTTACAGATTTGGGTATTAACGGCGCAATGTTGCAAATGATATCTCATGGTTTGATTGCTTCGGTGTTATTCTTCTTGGCAGGTGTAACTTACGATCGCTCTCGGACGATGGTAATGGCAGATATGGGTGGTATTGGTCAAGCGATGCCGAAGGTATTTGCCCTCTTTACAATGGGTGCAATGGCATCTTTGGCTTTACCGGGAATGAGTGGCTTTGTCGGTGAACTTTCGGTTTTTGTGGGGATGACAACTAGCGATGTTTACACTTCCACCTTCTGTACCGTTACCGTTTTCCTAGCCGCAGTGGGAGTTATCCTCACACCAATCTATCTGCTTTCCATGCTGAGACAGGTATTTTATGGTTCTGGTGCAGACCTAATCTGTGATATTAACAATGCAAGTTTTGAGAATCAGGAAGATGAAGGAACGGCTTGTTTTGGTACAGATTGTCTCCTACCTACGGAAACTGTATATACTGATGCCAGACCTCGTGAAGTGTTTATTGCCGCCTCTTTTCTAGTGCTGATTATTGGGATTGGTTTCTATCCGAAAGTGGCTATGCAAATGTACGATGCGAAGACTGTAGCCATTAATGCTCATGTTCGCCAGTCTTATAGTATTGTTGCCCAAAGCAATCCCCGCATCTATGCCAATAGTTTGTTGGTTCCAAAATTATCAGAGGCTGAGGAAATTTAAATAAAGGGTTAAGGCGATCGCTTTCTCACATTTACCACGAACAAGCGATCGCTCCCTCAAATGTGAGTTTTAGCAACAACTGAACCCTTAACATGAGATGCTAGTGGATCGATTAGTGAGTATTGACAGATGTCTTTGGTTTCTACTGTTACGGTTAAAGTCCCTGCGACAACGGCAAATTTGGGGCCAGGTTTTGACTGCATCGGTGCAGCCTTAAAACTGTATAACGAATTTAAGTTTACTTGTCTGGATAGCGGTGGTTTAATTATTCAAGTCTCTGGTGCAGAAGCGGAAAAGGTGCAAACTGATGAGAGTAATCTTCTGTATCAGGCTTTTGTAAAGTTATATAGTTATATAGATCAAACGCCGCCAGCGGTGAAAATAGAAATTAAATTAGGTGTACCACTGGCGCGGGGTTTAGGTAGTTCTGCGACTGCAATTGTCGGGGGGTTGGTGGCTGCAAATCAGTTAGCTGGTTCACATTTATCTGAGTTGCAGGTGATGGAATTAGCGATCGCTATGGAGGGACATCCTGATAATGTAGTCCCAGCTTTATTAGGGGGATGTCGTCTGGCTGCTACTAGCAAAACAGGTTGGGAAATTTGTGATATTACCTGGCATCGGCATATAGTAACAGTACTAGCAATTCCTGATTTTGAGTTGTCAACCTCAGAAGCACGGCGAGTTTTACCAACAGAGGTAAGTCGTGGAGATGCG contains the following coding sequences:
- the thrB gene encoding homoserine kinase; its protein translation is MSLVSTVTVKVPATTANLGPGFDCIGAALKLYNEFKFTCLDSGGLIIQVSGAEAEKVQTDESNLLYQAFVKLYSYIDQTPPAVKIEIKLGVPLARGLGSSATAIVGGLVAANQLAGSHLSELQVMELAIAMEGHPDNVVPALLGGCRLAATSKTGWEICDITWHRHIVTVLAIPDFELSTSEARRVLPTEVSRGDAIFNTAHFGLLLRGLATNREEWLKAALQDKLHQPYRQALIPGYDDVAVAAMAAGAYGMVISGAGPTLLALTDATHTYEVLTAMSNAWKQAGIKCTVRSLALDTQGATIL
- a CDS encoding NAD(P)H-quinone oxidoreductase subunit 4, with the translated sequence MIAAQFPWLTAIVLFPLLASFLIPVLPDKDGKLVRWYALGVGIADFGLMCYAFWKHYDASSASFQLVESYVWMPQLGLNWAVSVDGLSVPLVLLAGFVTTLAIFSAWQVDRRPKLFYFLMLVLYSAQVGVFVAQDLLLFFIMWEVELIPVYLLVCIWGGQRRRYAATKFLIYTAAASIFILVAALAMGLYGGGNVTFDIAELAQKEYPLTLQLLLYAGLLIAFGVKLAIFPFHTWLPDAHGEASSPVSMILAGVLLKMGGYGLIRLNLELLADAHIYFAPVLAILGVVNIIYGALNSFAQTNMKRRLANSSISHMGFVLLGIASFTDLGINGAMLQMISHGLIASVLFFLAGVTYDRSRTMVMADMGGIGQAMPKVFALFTMGAMASLALPGMSGFVGELSVFVGMTTSDVYTSTFCTVTVFLAAVGVILTPIYLLSMLRQVFYGSGADLICDINNASFENQEDEGTACFGTDCLLPTETVYTDARPREVFIAASFLVLIIGIGFYPKVAMQMYDAKTVAINAHVRQSYSIVAQSNPRIYANSLLVPKLSEAEEI